The stretch of DNA CTAATTTAGAAGATTAATACGCATTATATACAAGGATTTTACGGATAAAAGTCTTTGTTTTTATGAAAGTCGGTAGAAAGAATATTTCTGCCGACTTTTTTTATTTAGAGCCAAGTTCTTGGCTATTCTTAAACGTTGACAAATAAACAGTTGATAAACCAAAAAAGCATATAAAAATAATGTTGCTCCAACCTCCCGCAACAATAATCAACAATGGCTGAGGCAATAAATTGACCACAGCCGAAAACCAAAACAATACAATAGGAGAACATAAAACAAACCAGCTAGGATAAAATGTTTTATTGGTTACAATTAGATAAGCTAAAAGGCAATAGGCGATTAGGGAGGGAAAAAACATGATATAAAAATGATATACCATATAATCTTGAGTTAACTGTAGCAGCGTTTCATTTCCTTGGGAAGCAACAAAGCCCAAATGAGCAAAATGAGCGTGAAAGGCTCCTCCATAAACAATTCCAAAACTTAAAAGCAGAACAATTATTTTAGCTATTTTTTTATAAGGTGCTTTAGTAACTAAATAAATTTGATAGAATCCTATCATATATAAAAACGCTGCCAAGGGACCTAACAAACCTCCAATCATTAATCGGGTAGGTGCTACTCCTCCCAATATGGTAACAAGCTCCTTTTCAAAATCATGAATGGGGGCACTTGTAAAATACAAAAACATATCTCCAACAAACATTATAATGCCTGCCATTATTCCAACTATTCCTGTTGTTATCAATTCTTTTTTCATGCTGATTTTTTACTTTTTTGAGGATCAACAAAGATAGGCTTTATTTTTATTTAGACAAAATAAAAATAACAACACAAATAAGTATACCTCCAAAAGCATAAAGCAGCCCTTATTAGCCCATAAAAAATTAAACCTGTCAAGTAGGAACACTAGCTTCATTCATTCGCAATAGCTGAACAAACACAAACCACCAAAGTTGTAAAAGGAAAAAGCAACTACAAGCCTATAAGCCGAATCCTGTACTCCACTGAAGTAGAGCCTCTATCATTTATCTAGACCAACAGTCACCTGTTGGTTCTATCTGCCTACCCTCCAGCTAGAGCGAGCAACCCTATGAATTCCGTAGAATTCGTACTGGTATACATGGCATTTCAACTCACAAGGTTTATCCCCTATTGATGTTGCCATCAATAGCCGTGCGCTCTTACCGCACGTTTTCACCCTTACCCCAAATAAATTTAGGGCGGTTATTTTCTGCGACACTTTCTGTATTCCAAATAAATTTGAAACCCCATCCGTTAGATGGTGTGATGCTCTGCGTTGTTCGGACTTTCCTCGTGTTTGATACAATCAACCCCGCGATAGAGCAGCTTGCAGTTGCAACTACAAAGGTAACTTAATTTTGATCATTCAACCATCGAATAAAGCAAATATTCTCGTTCCTTTTCATTTTTGTGGTTCTCAATAAGCTAAAGCACTGAATACTAAAACAAAATTTTCATTGGTTATAAATCTAGAACTATTCTAAATAAAAATAGTCTGCAAATAAGCTTTAACATAGGTTGCATAAGTGCCTTTGAATAGATATTTTGTGTTCTGAATATGATTCTTTGTCATTTTAGAACGCAACAAAAAATCATATTCAATTAGTAAACAACCTATTACAAGTAATATTTTAAAATAAATAAATCATAAATTCTAAGCATTGTTTAGAGGTAATTTTATAAAAGAACTTTGTTTGAATTTAGGGTCGTTTATTTTATAATTTGCTTAAGCTTACTTATTGGGAACTTATATTTAAAACTAAAATTATTATTACAACATGAAGTGGATTATAGACTTTTTACTATCCTCTCTTGGTAAGAAATTGATTATGTCATTGACAGGTTTATTTCTATGCTTGTTTTTGGTAGTGCATATGTTGGGTAACTTGCAATTGTTTTTTCCTTCACCAGATGGAATGCCAGAAGGTTATGTATTTAACATGTATGCTTACCACATGACACACAACCCTTTAATCAAAGTCATTTCTTATGGCAACTACTTTTTTATTTTATTGCATGCCGTACAAGGTATTTTGATTACGATGTATAATCGCAAAGCAAAGGGTGGTTCTTATGAAGGGAAAGAGGTTTCGGATACAGAAGCAAAACTCGCTTCTAGAAATATGAGAAACTTAGGGCTTTTAATTTTTGTGTTTATTGGTTTGCACATGTGGCAATTTTGGGCACAAATGCACTTTTTTGACATGCCTGTAATGGCAGGTGTTACAGAAGGAGGCGAAGAGGTAAAAGATTTGTACAAAATCGTAGGAGAAGCATTCTCTAATCCTCTTAATGTACTTTTCTATCTAGTTGCTTTGGTAGGGTTAGCAATGCACTTGTTGCATGGTTTCTGGTCGGCTTTCCAATCAATGGGACTCAACAACAAAAAGTACTCTCCTATTATTAGAACTGTAGCAATGGCTTATGCTATTCTTATTCCATTGGGATTTGCTACCATGCCTATCGTGTTCTTTATTATGAGCATGTCAGCCAACTAAGTTATTATCTAAATAATCATTGTCGAATAAATTCATGTTAATCATATGAAAAATTTTCAGTCAAATATACCTCAAAGCAATACGCTGGCAGAAAAATGGACAGAATATCGTTCTACCATGCCTTTGGTTGCTCCTAATAATAAACGTAACATAGAAATTATCGTAGTTGGAACGGGTTTGGCGGGTGCTTCTGCTGCTGCAACGCTTGGAGAACTAGGATACCGTGTTAAAGCATTTTGTTTTCATGATAGCCCACGTCGTGCACATAGTATTGCTGCCCAAGGGGGAATCAATGCTGCAAAGAATTATCAAAATGATGGTGACTCTGTTTACCGTTTGTTTTATGATACCGTAAAAGGTGGCGATTATCGCTCTCGTGAGGCGAATGTTCATCGTTTAGCAGAAGTTTCAAGAAATATTATTGACCAATGTGTAGCACAAGGGGTTCCTTTTGCGAGAGAATATGGAGGTAGCTTGGCCAACCGTTCTTTTGGTGGGGTTCAGGTATCTCGTACGTTTTATGCTCGTGGGCAAACTGGTCAGCAATTATTGATTGGTGCTTATAGTGCTTTGTCTAGACAAATATCACTTGGAACAGTTACCATGTACAACCGTCATGAAATGCTAGACTTAGTGGTTATCGATGGAAAAGCTCGTGGTATTATTTCTCGTAATTTATTAACGGGTAAATTGGAGCGTTTTGGGGCTCATGCGGTTGTTTTAGGAACAGGAGGATACGGTAATGTGTTCTATCTTTCTACCAATGCCATGGGATCTAACGTTACTGCTTCTTGGGTAGCGCACAAACGTGGAGCTTACTTTGCAAACCCTTGTTTCTGCCAAATTCACCCAACTTGTATTCCTGTATCTGGCGATTATCAGTCTAAGTTGACCTTGATGTCAGAGTCTTTGCGTAATGATGGTCGTGTTTGGGTTCCTAAACACAAAAAAGATGTAGATGCGCTTAGAACAGGACAAATGAAACCAACTGATCTAGCAGAAGAAGATAGAGATTATTACCTAGAACGTATTTATCCTGCTTTTGGAAACTTAGTGCCTCGTGATGTTGCTTCTCGTGCAGCTAAGTATCGTTGCGATGATGGGCATGGAGTTGGTTCTACTGGTTTGGCGGTTTACCTTGATTTTGCTTCTGCCGTTATTCGATATGGTAAATCTGAAGTAATTTCAAGAGGTATTGCTAGCCCAAGTGACGAGGAAATCAAACGATTAGGACGTGAAGTTGTTGAAAAGAAATACGGCAACTTGTTTGAAATGTATGAAAAAATCACTGGAGAAGATCCTTATTATACACCAATGCGTATTTATCCTGCTATTCACTATACAATGGGTGGTATCTGGGTAGATTACAATCTAGAAACAACGGTTCCTGGTTTGTTTGCTACAGGTGAATGTAATTTCTCTGATCATGGTGCTAACCGTTTAGGAGCTTCTGCTTTAATGCAAGGTTTGGCAGATGGTTATTTTGTATTGCCTTATACCATTGGCGTTTTCTTGAGCAAAGAAATTCGTACGCCTATGACCGATACCAATGCTCCTGAGTTTGAAGCAGCAGAGAATGAGGTGAAGTCTAAAATTCAAAAATTATTGAGCATCAATGGAACTCGTTCTGTTGAGTCTTTCCATAGAGAATTGGGGGTTGATATCATGTGGGAATATTGCGGCATGGCTCGTGAAGCTGAGGGATTAAAATTAGGTCGTCAAAAAGTACGTGAATTGCGTGATCGTTTCTGGAAAGAGGTTTATATCCCTCACACAGACAAAGATGGACACGAATTTAATCCTGAACTAGAAAAAGCATTGCGTGTTGCTGATTTCTTTGAATTGGCAGAGTTGATGATGGTAGATGCTTTGAATAGAAACGAATCTTGTGGTGGGCACTTCCGCAAAGAATATGCAACAGCAGAAGGAGAAGCTCAACGTAATGATACCGATTATGCCTATGTGTCTGCATGGGAATACAATGGGTTGAATGATGATCCTGTTCTACACAAAGAAGAATTGGAATTCCATGACATTGAATTAAAAACTCGTTCTTATAAATAACATCTAATTGTCGAAGGATTCATTTCCTCCAATTAGCGATTATTCGTAATAATAAAAAATAGAGACTTATGGCTCACGGTGATATAACAGTAAACCTTTTTGTTTGGAGACAAACAGGGGTTAACGATAAAAATCCTGGCATTAAATCATATCCAAACCTTAAGATCAATACACACATGTCTTTTTTAGAGATGTTGGATGTTTTAAATGCTCACATTATTGAAAATAAAGACCAATATCCTGAAGGACCTGTTGCATTTGAGCATGATTGCCGAGAAGGAATTTGTGGTGCTTGTAGTTTAGTCATCAATGGTCGCCCACATGGACCAATGAAAGGAACAACAACCTGCCAATTGCACATGCGTCACTTCAACGAAGGAGACAATATATATATAGAACCTTTTAAAGCGCAAGCTTTTCCTGTTATAAAGGACTTGGTAGTAGACAGAAGTTCTTTTGATAAAATCATTCAGGCTGGTGGTTATGTTTCTGTTAACACAGGGGGTGCTCCTGACGGAAATGCCATTCCTGTCGCTCAAGATATTTCTGCTGATGCCTTTGATGCTGCGGCTTGTATTGGTTGTGGTGCTTGTGTTGCTGCTTGTCCAAATGCTGCTGCAATGCTCTTTACTTCTGCAAAAGTATCGCATTTAGCTGTTTTACCACAAGGTAAAGCTGAAGCTGCTAAGCGGGTAAAAAGAATGGTATTCCAAATGGATAAAGAAGGTTTTGGAATGTGTTCTAATATCGGTGCTTGTGAAGCGGAATGTCCTAAAGAAATTTCGTTGGATTACATTGCTCGTATGAATAGAGAATATATTGCTTCTACATTTACGACTACAGATTAACAATAACAGACTCTTTTAATTTAGAGTTTTAAAATAGTAAACAGTTAAGGGCTTTTTGTTCTTAACTGTTTTTTTTTGCTCACCTATAGGCATAAAAAAAGAGAGCTGGGGATAGCTCTCTTTTAAGTTCTCTTCTCGCCAAAAGAGTTTTCAATCAAAATTAATTTAGCCGTATCTCTATTAATTTCTTATGATTGATTGTTTTTTCCGTTTTCATTACCCTTTGGAAGGCAACGAATAGGAGGATATTAAAACTTGTATAGTTCATTTAGGGCAGCTCTTAACAACTTGAGGATGTTCGTTTTATAATCACTATATTCATTGGAGGATAGAGGATTATCAAAAAAACGGTGTTGTCAAGAAAAAACCTTAAAAATGATTAAAATAGATACTTATTAATCACTATCTGCACCTATGACAAGAAGTTGGATAAAAGGTTGGAATTTTTTTTATTTTTTTTATTTTTTTTTTGCAACCTGCCAATTAGAAGCTCCATTTTATAGATTGCCATCTTTTTGTATTCCTTTTTTGGGCTTAGACAATTCTCCCCGCTATGCAATAAAAGAAGTGCTTTTTAGGAATATTTTTTAATTCTAAAATTAGAATTAGAATGCAAGATCCAAATCCTTATACATTTAAGAGCATCTAATAGTTACTTCGTAACTTATTTTTGAGCTAAACAACGATAAACAAAGGGATTGAGCAGGCAGATAGGTGAGTTATGGGCAAACAAAAAGGGAAGATTCCTCCTAATCTTCCCTTAAGTTTCTTCGTTAATTTCGAAGAATTTCAATCGAAATTAATAGCGGTATCTATTTAATATTAGATTGAATATACATATAGTATTATTTTATTATATAGGGTGGATAATCCCTCTTACTACTAGACGACAAATCTCAAAACAAAATGGTTGCATGAGATTTATTTTTTTTTCAACCCATTACATATTTAATTAACGCTTACTCGATCTTAATGGTATTATCATCACTTAATAAAATTCGTTTTTTGCATTTTCTTAACAAAAGAATTGCTATTCCTTTCCTCAAGTATTTTTTTCAATCCAACCTTCTAAGGTTTTTCGTACTTCCTCTATCCCATTTAAGACTTCTTCATTGCGAAAACGCAAAACTCTAAAACCACAACTTTCCAAACGCTGTTGACGTTTTGCATCCTGCTCTTTTTGATATTTATGAATTTTGCCATCTACTTCTATAATCAACGCTAACTCCTTACACATAAAATCAGGCACATAATATAAGGTAGGTACTTGACGCAAAAACCTAAATCCTTGGAGTTGGCGAGCCATTAATACTTCTTTCCAAAGATACGTTTCTGCTGCTGTAAATCGCTGTCGTAATTTAGCCCCTCGATGTTTTAGCTTAGGATTGTAATAATAATTATTGTCTTTAAGCTGTTTGAATCTATCCATAACGATATATTATACGATGTAAGTAACCAATCCTTTTTCAGAAAGAAAGAGAATAACCAATACTTATATTAACAATCAAAGGCGTATTGGCAATACCTATTTCTTGGCGATGATGGGTCTCTACTTGATTGGTCACTCGATTAAAATATTCTACTTGATTAGAAGGTAAACTAGAAGCTATCGTGGGCCAAAACCGTATGCTTGGCGCAAGCATAATTCCTTTTAAAAAATTATTCATTTTACGAAAAGGTCTCCAATTAATATACATTCCCAAGCCCAAAGAAAAGGTGGTGTAATCCGTCACTAAATTTCCATTTTCCCAATCTGTGCCATTATAATAAATCTGGAAACGATGCCATTTGGGCTCTAGCCTTAGGTTTAACCAATCATTAAAACGATAACCAACACCAAACCCCGTTGAAAAAGGAATATGAGCAGCTAAATGTTGTTCTTTCATCGCATTAGAAACAACATCGCCTTTTAAATCTAAAGAAATCCCATGCGAATAATCAACCGCTAACCGTTTCCAAAACAGATTGCCCTCAATATTAAATCCCTCAACAAGGATAGGTTGTGTTAAGCCAAAAAGCAAGTGAACATGATTTTCTAACGTCCCTTCTTTCAATTTTTGGGCTAGCCCCCATTGATGAAAGCTCAGGAATAAAAAAGAAAAAAAAAGCAATTTAACGGTATTTTTATACGTCTTCATTATTGTACTATTTTTAGTTAATTCAATAGTACAAATCTCTGATCTTCTGTTCATAACTTAATGCACCCAAGTTAACAAAACAGCAACCTACTTATTTTTTTTCTCTACTTATTCGGCTTCTAATACGACTCAGTGATTGTGGTTTAATTCCTAAATAGGAAGCAATATAGTATTGAGGTACTCTATTTAGCCATTCTCCTCGTTTTTCTGTTAACTTTCGATAATGCTCTTCTGGGGTCAAAATATTAAGATTCGAATTGTACTCTGCCATTTCCATAAAGGATTGTTCGGTTTGAGCAACCTTTATTTGAATTAACTTAGGGTGTTCTCTAAAAAGCAACTCCATAGACTCAATACTCAAGGTATGCACCTTGCAATCTTCCAAAGTTCGAATATTAATATCTGAAGGGATTTTTTGATTGATACTTTTTATATAAGAAACCCAATTCTCTTCCATTGCAAAATCAAGTGCTATTTCTTCTCCCTCTACATTTTTATAATACATAAGCAAACCTTCCTCCACGACAGCAATCTGTGTACAATATTGTCCTTCTCGCAACCAAAAATTGCCTTTAGGTATTGTTCTAAGATCAAAAAAGGAAACTAAGTTGGTTAGTTCTGCTTCTGTCAAAGAAAAATCATTATCATTACTTATTCTAATCAGAGTTCGCCGTATAAATTCACTCATATCCAATTGTTGAATGTTCAATTTTTGTTACAATTCCTTCATTGAGATAGCCATGTTTTCTCTTTTTGGTAAAACGAAAACATAGGTGATTTCTTTATACCCCTGCCCTACTTCTGAGCATAAACAATGCACTTCGTTTCAAAAAACTCCTCTTCAAACAGCTCCTTCATAGGATAAATCTCGGTATAAGCGTTATTTCCCAATGCTTTGGCTTCTTCCTTTGCTCGATCAATTCCCTTTAGCGCCCAAATGCCATTTGGTGTACCGTGCTGGTGTTTGTCACTAATCACTCGGTGGGTCCAACGCACCAATTGAGGCAATACAGCAACGGCACGAGTAACTACAAAATCAAATTTTTCTTTAAGTTCTTCCGCTCTTATTTGTTGAGTTCTAACATTTTTTAATCCAACAGCCCGTGCAACTTCTTCTGTCACACGTACTTTTTTACCAATAGAATCTACCAATAAAAAATCTACATTTGGAAATAAAATAGCTAGAGGAATCCCAGGGAAACCTCCCCCTGTTCCCAAATCCATAACTTTGCTCCCGTCCTTGAACTGAAAGATTTTGGCTAAACTCATAGAATGCAAAACGTGACGCACATAAATATTGTCAATATCTTTGCGAGAAATCACATTAATTTTGCTATTCCAGTCAGCATATAATGCCCCCAACTGGCTAAGTTGATCAATTTGAGTGGGATTTAAATCAGGAAAATATTTGAGAATGGTATTCATAGTTATTTTTGGTATTTTTCGTAAAGATACATTATTTTCTGAGCTAATAAATGATCTTTTTCTGTTATCGTATTTCCCGCATCATGCGTCGTCAATTCAATCTGGACTTTATTGTATACATTGCTCCAATTGGGATGATGATTTTGCTTCTCAGCCCAAAAAGCAACCGCTGTCATAAAGGAAAAAGCGGTAACAAAATCATCAAATTCAAAACTTGCCTTTAATCGATTGTTCTCTTCTATAAACATACTTTAAGAAATTAAACCTAAACAGGCTTTTGCCAAACTCTGTTCATGTGGTGATTCTGCAATGATAAAATGATCTATATGATGCTCCAACAGTGCTTTTGCGGTCACATTGCCAATACTAACGATTTGCTGTCCTTGGCAATAAGGGTACTGCGCAAAATAAGCCGCTACATTTAACGGACTTGTAAACACTAAAATATCAATCCAAGGTAGTTCAAAATCCGTTTTCACACAATTGGTATACGTCAATAAATTATAGCTTTGGATACTTTCCCCCAATAATTGCTGCACAGACTGTTTAGAATACTGAGCTTGGGCAAAGATCACTTTTTTGCCTTTTGCTTGCCTTGAAAATTTCTGAGCGGTCTCAATAGGGTCTCCTGTCCCAATAAATTGAGCTTGGATTTTGTAGTTTAAACTCAAAAAATCAGCAGAAGCTTGCCCCATCACGCCAATAGGAGGCAGTGTATCTAAATCATCCAATTGAGACAAACAATACTGAATTCCTTTTTTGCTATAAAAAAATAGCCAATCTGCACTTGGTAAAGGACCAAAAACTAAGGGCTCAAACTCAATCAAAGAGAGCCCTATTAGATTTGTTTTTGAGTGTAACAATTGATGGAATGCCCCTGCTGGATTCAATGCTCTAGAGATAAATACAGTAGGATTTTTTTTTGCCGCCATTCTTATAAGTCAACTCCTTGAGTCAATTGTTCAAAAACTGTTTCTGCTAATTTGTTAGTGGTACTAGAAGAAAGATTCACTACATTCAAATCCTTATCCAAACCTCCTGATAGAATTGCACAAACATGGTAGTATCCCATGTCATCGGCCTCACAATAAACGCCTAAGGGTAAGTGACAGCCTCCATCCAATAATTTGAGTACCTTGCGCTCTACATTGGTGCATTTAAGTACGTCTGAACGGTGAATTTTTTGTAAGATTCTACGAACGTCCTTATCTTCTGTTCTCGTCTGCCAAGTTAAAACACCTTGTGCTGGTGCAGGTACAAATTCCTTAGGGTTTAGGCGAATGGTTTCAAAATTACTCATGTCCAAGCCTAAACGCTTGATTCCTGCCATTGCTAATAAAATAGCGTCAAACTGTCCCTCTTCTAATTTTTTCAGACGAGTAGGAACATTTCCTCGAATATCTTTTAGCACCACATCTGGGCGAACTGACTTGATTAATGCTTTGCGCCTAGCTGACGAAGTTCCTACAATTGGGTTCTCTGGCAACTTTAGCAGCTTGCCATCAACTACTGCATCCTTTCGAATAACCAAACAATCCGCAGGATCTTCTCGGTAAGAAATCGCCGCCAAAGAAAGCCCTTCGGGTTGGGTAGTTGGCATATCCTTCATAGAGTGTACCGCCAAGTCAATAGAACCCGCCAATAATTCGTCTTCTATTTCTTTGGTAAAAAACCCCTTGCCTTCAATCTTGTCAAAGCTCAAATGCTGGATTTTGTCGCCTTTTGTTTTTATAATTTTTAGCTCAGATTCAATACCGATTTCTTTTAGTCGATCTTGTGTATAATAAGCTTGCCAAAGGGCTAATTTGCTCCCTCTTGTTCCTATGATTAGTTTGTTCATTTGTATTGTATATTGATTGTTCTATTTTATTTAATGTGGTTGAATTACCTCATAGGTAAATTCTTTTATAAAGCTTTCTGTTTCCCCTGTTAATGAATTGGTAACCGCAACCCTAGCGGTATAGTTTTGTTCTCCTACCTTTTTGGGTATTGTTTTATAGATTGCCTTTCCGTTTTTACTCTTTATCGTTTGTCCTTGGATTGAAACCGTAAAATTCGCTTGTGAAGCATACTGCCCTAAAAAAAATTCAGTTTCATAGCTTTCCCCTAAGACAATAGTACGCTTCATTGGTTGCTCAAACAATTCATAAGCATCATAAGTACATCCAACAGTCATTTTGCTAGCCATAAAATTAACAACAGCAGCTTCTGATAACTTTGCTTGATTCTGAATAGCACGAAGTAAAGGATAAACAGATGCAATAGATTGTTGTTGGAACGTAAAATTTGCCCAATCTTGTACTTTAGAAGTCAAAGGATAAGCATTCTTTGTGGATAGAGCAAGCTCCATTTCAAGTGCTTCTAATAAAACCTTTTTGCGATCAGAAACAGCAAATACAGTCCCTTTTATTCCGCCATCCTTCCAAAATTGCTCCACCAATAAAAGATATGCATCTTTTAGTTTTTCAATTCTAGATCTTAGAATTTCTCCTTGAGGCGCTTTTCCTTTATACCCCGTCAAAAAGATAGCATTTATAATTTTTTTATTATTTACTCCTTTGGGTTTACCTTCTAAAGTCGGTATTCCTAAGGCGCTTGCTTCTTTAGGAGTATAAAAACCACCTGACTCCATCACCATAAATTCCCTAAGTTCATCAATTTGGCGGCAAAAAGTATCGGTTAATGCCCTTAATACTATTGTTTGATCAACTAAAAATTGATACTTAGGATGTTCATAGCTCATTTCTCGCATATGATAAATCGTGTTATCTGTCGAATAGGTAATCAAGCGATTACTTTGCTTTAAGCGCTCATCCAATCCAAAAAACTCAGCAATAGCGTTATCTGCAAAGTTGTTTTGCTCACAACTAATGGTTAGAACAGAAAACCCAAATACAATAACTACCCATCGAAAAGGAGACAACAGCATATTTTTTACCTTTAATACCAAACTGAAACTTCCTCCAAACTCTTACGATGAATATCTGGAACCATTGCATCTTTGGCAGGATAACCTACTGGCAAGAGTAGAACCGCTCGCTCATTTTTAGGACGCTCCAAAATTTGTTCTAAAAAGTTCATAGGGCTAGGCGTATGCGTCAAAGAGCACAAACCAGCCTGATGAATAGCCGCAATCAAAAAACCAGCCGCCAATCCAATGGATTCATTGACATAGTAATTTTTGCGCTTCCCTTCTGGATGTATTTCATACGCTTTTTTGAACACCACAATCAAATAAGGAGCTTCCTCCAAAAAAGGTTTGTGTTCATCCGTTCCCAAAGGAGCCAAATCTCTTAGCCATTCTTCGGACATTCGACCGTGATAATTTTCTTGCTCTTCTTTTTCGGCTGCAATTCGAATCTTTTTTTTCATTTCAGGAGAGCTAATAACCGCAAACGTCCAAGGTTGCTTATGTGCTCCAGAAGGGGCTGTAGAAGCCGTTTTGATAATATCTTCAATGACTTTTTTGGGAACAGGACGATCGGAAAAATGACGAATGGTACGACGAGTATCCATTGCTTGATAGAATTGCTCAGCGTTTTTAATTAGTTGTTCATCAGAAAGGATGGGGCGAGAATGAGGAATAAATGGATAGACAGTCATAATCGTATATTAAGGTTATTTAAAATTAATGCTCCGTTGAGTTAACTGCATTGCTTATTCGAGGTAGCTTCGCTGCTACTACGTGGTAACCACGTTGCTTGGCTAGCTCATTATCACTCATGGGTCAGCAGGCTGGATTCGTGAGGTCGCAAGCTCTGTTTGGGTTTTAAACAGAGTAATATAAAATGATAATTGGCTATAAAAATAGCACCTTATGGCTAAGCCGAACTAAACAACAAATAAGCAGAAATAGCAATGTCTCTACAATATCAAAAGCTAAGTACCATTACTTAGCTTATAATTTTAGCCTCCACCATTAACTCTTCTTCATTTGGTGCAAAATCCAATAGTTCAACAGGTATCAATTGATTAATTAGTTGCTCATCGTAATCTACAGCAACTTTTATATAATTTTCAGTAAAACCAGTCATTTTACCGTCAATGTTTTTTCCCTCTAAAAGAGCGACCTGTTGACTGCCTAAATATTGGGTATAAAAATGGCGTCGTTTTTTCTCCGATAAAATACGAAGCATTTCATTGCGTTCTCGGCGAACGTGTACAGGAACAACATTTTCCATTTCTGCTGCTGGAGTATTAGCTCGCTCTGAATACGTAAAGACATGCAAGTAAGAAATATCCAATTCTTGGATAAATCGATAGGTCTCTTTAAAATCCTCGTCTGTTTCTCCAGGAAAACCAACAATAACATCTACTCCAATACAACAATGAGGAATGTGTTGACGAATCGTAGCTACTCTGTCTGCATACAACTCTCGTTTATAACGGCGACGCATTTCCCTCAATTGTTTGTTATTTCCAGACTGTAAAGGAATGTGAAAATGTGGTACAAAACGATTGGAATTGGCTACAAACTCTATAATTTCTGTTGTTAGCAAATTGGGTTCAATAGAAGAAATACGAAAACGATCAATCCCTTTCACTAAATCTAAGGCTCGAATTAAATCAATAAACAGTGCTTCTTTTTTAGGTTTTAATCCTTCTATAACCTCTGTTCCATTTCCAAAGTCACCAATATTAACCCCAGTCAGCACAATTTCTTTAATGCCCATTGCTGCAATTTCTTCTGCATTCTTAACAATACTCTCAATGGTATTGCTTCGGCTTGCTCCTCTTGCTTGAGGAATGGTACAAAAAGAACATTTGTAATTGCAA from Aureispira anguillae encodes:
- the rsmG gene encoding 16S rRNA (guanine(527)-N(7))-methyltransferase RsmG — encoded protein: MNTILKYFPDLNPTQIDQLSQLGALYADWNSKINVISRKDIDNIYVRHVLHSMSLAKIFQFKDGSKVMDLGTGGGFPGIPLAILFPNVDFLLVDSIGKKVRVTEEVARAVGLKNVRTQQIRAEELKEKFDFVVTRAVAVLPQLVRWTHRVISDKHQHGTPNGIWALKGIDRAKEEAKALGNNAYTEIYPMKELFEEEFFETKCIVYAQK
- a CDS encoding nitroreductase family protein — translated: MTVYPFIPHSRPILSDEQLIKNAEQFYQAMDTRRTIRHFSDRPVPKKVIEDIIKTASTAPSGAHKQPWTFAVISSPEMKKKIRIAAEKEEQENYHGRMSEEWLRDLAPLGTDEHKPFLEEAPYLIVVFKKAYEIHPEGKRKNYYVNESIGLAAGFLIAAIHQAGLCSLTHTPSPMNFLEQILERPKNERAVLLLPVGYPAKDAMVPDIHRKSLEEVSVWY
- the hemC gene encoding hydroxymethylbilane synthase — translated: MNKLIIGTRGSKLALWQAYYTQDRLKEIGIESELKIIKTKGDKIQHLSFDKIEGKGFFTKEIEDELLAGSIDLAVHSMKDMPTTQPEGLSLAAISYREDPADCLVIRKDAVVDGKLLKLPENPIVGTSSARRKALIKSVRPDVVLKDIRGNVPTRLKKLEEGQFDAILLAMAGIKRLGLDMSNFETIRLNPKEFVPAPAQGVLTWQTRTEDKDVRRILQKIHRSDVLKCTNVERKVLKLLDGGCHLPLGVYCEADDMGYYHVCAILSGGLDKDLNVVNLSSSTTNKLAETVFEQLTQGVDL
- a CDS encoding uroporphyrinogen-III synthase, with product MAAKKNPTVFISRALNPAGAFHQLLHSKTNLIGLSLIEFEPLVFGPLPSADWLFFYSKKGIQYCLSQLDDLDTLPPIGVMGQASADFLSLNYKIQAQFIGTGDPIETAQKFSRQAKGKKVIFAQAQYSKQSVQQLLGESIQSYNLLTYTNCVKTDFELPWIDILVFTSPLNVAAYFAQYPYCQGQQIVSIGNVTAKALLEHHIDHFIIAESPHEQSLAKACLGLIS
- a CDS encoding 4a-hydroxytetrahydrobiopterin dehydratase, with the protein product MFIEENNRLKASFEFDDFVTAFSFMTAVAFWAEKQNHHPNWSNVYNKVQIELTTHDAGNTITEKDHLLAQKIMYLYEKYQK
- the mtaB gene encoding tRNA (N(6)-L-threonylcarbamoyladenosine(37)-C(2))-methylthiotransferase MtaB — protein: MATPKTVAFHTLGCKLNYSETSSIGRLFEDAGYNEVAFKEAADIYVINTCSVTDFADRKCRKTVRKALRNSPNAFVVVVGCYAQLKPDEIAEIPGVDLVLGAAQKFRILDYVDDLSKAPSKGMVQAGNVKEANEFVNAFSFGDRTRSFLKVQDGCNYKCSFCTIPQARGASRSNTIESIVKNAEEIAAMGIKEIVLTGVNIGDFGNGTEVIEGLKPKKEALFIDLIRALDLVKGIDRFRISSIEPNLLTTEIIEFVANSNRFVPHFHIPLQSGNNKQLREMRRRYKRELYADRVATIRQHIPHCCIGVDVIVGFPGETDEDFKETYRFIQELDISYLHVFTYSERANTPAAEMENVVPVHVRRERNEMLRILSEKKRRHFYTQYLGSQQVALLEGKNIDGKMTGFTENYIKVAVDYDEQLINQLIPVELLDFAPNEEELMVEAKIIS